From Carya illinoinensis cultivar Pawnee chromosome 5, C.illinoinensisPawnee_v1, whole genome shotgun sequence, one genomic window encodes:
- the LOC122311875 gene encoding uncharacterized protein LOC122311875, whose amino-acid sequence MSMPSCPNMFNTEQQSLCTPTVDPRISFSNDFADIQQPTKHENTYREAPVSSEFEFSVKNYSMMSADELFFKGMMLPVKNSRTNQQRKMTLRDELSVDDDDYEDVFPRIPKNGSRWIERLGLKKGLSLSPTNKKCDKSDGVLETVVEEKMPGPVFVHEEAFVSKKTRELLF is encoded by the exons ATGTCCATGCCCTCCTGCCCAAACATGTTCAACACTGAGCAGCAAAGTCTCTGCACTCCCACTGTGGACCCAAGAATCTCCTTCTCCAACGACTTTGCAGACATTCAACAACCTACCAAGCATGAAAACACCTACAGAGAAGCCCCCGTTTCCTCAGAATTCGAGTTTTCTGTGAAAAACTACTCCATGATGTCTGCAGATGAGTTATTCTTTAAGGGCATGATGTTGCCTGTAAAGAATAGTCGCACCAACCAGCAGCGAAAGATGACTTTAAGAGATGAACTCTCTGTggatgatgatgattatgaggATGTGTTTCCGAGGATACCGAAGAATGGAAGCCGGTGGATAGAGCGCCTTGGCCTAAAAaagggtctctctctctcccctaccAATAAAAAATGCGACAAGAGTGATGGGGTGCTGGAAACTGTAGTTGAAGAGAAAATGCCTGGGCCTGTGTTTGTTCACGAAGAGGCCTTTGTTAGCAAGAAAACACgt GAACTATTATTTTGA